Proteins encoded together in one Luteimonas fraxinea window:
- the rpoB gene encoding DNA-directed RNA polymerase subunit beta, which translates to MTTSQLPSSQQQTYSFTEKKRIRKNFGKRREILEVPFLLAIQVDSYREFLQADRDPTKREDRGLHAALKSVFPIVSYNGYAALEYVGYKLGEPVFDERECRNRGLSYGAPLRVTVRLVIYDRESSQKAIKYVKEQEVYMGEIPLMTENGTFIINGTERVIVSQLHRSPGVFFDHDRGKTHSSGKLLYSARIIPYRGSWLDFEFDPKDALFTRIDRRRKLPVSVLLRALGYNNEEMLNEFFDINSYHILPEGEGVQLELVSERLRGETLNFDLLDGEKVIVEAGKRITARHVKQLEAAGITALAVPDDYMVGQILSHDVIDPATGELVATANDEITLETLEALRKASIETIGTIWVNDLDRGPYLSNTLRIDSTKTQLDALVEIYRMMRPGEPPTKDAAQNLFHNLFFTFERYDVSGVGRMKFNRRLGRKETEGASVLYDAKYFAERKDEDSVRLRGEFGQTSDILDVIRVLTEIRNGRGVVDDIDHLGNRRVRSVGEMAENVFRVGLVRVERAVRERLTMAEADGLTPQELINAKPVAAAVKEFFGSSQLSQFMDQNNPLSEVTHKRRVSALGPGGLTRERAGFEVRDVHPTHYGRVCTIETPEGPNIGLINSLATFARTNRYGFLETPYRKVVDSRVTDDIEYLSAIEENDYVIAQANAVQDDKGTMTQQFVDCRFQGESLLKPPAEIHYMDVSPMQTVSVAAALVPFLEHDDANRALMGANMQRQAVPTLRAQKPLVGTGIERAVARDSGVTVNARRGGVIEQIDAGRVVVKVHEEEISGEHDAGVDIYNLIKYTRSNQNTCINQRPLVVVGDVVARGDVLADGPSTDIGELALGQNMLVAFMPWNGYNFEDSILLSERVVKEDRYTTIHIEEMTAVARDTKLGPEEISADIPNVSENALNRLDESGVVYIGAEVRAGDILVGKVTPKGESQLTPEEKLLRAIFGEKASDVKDSSLRVPPGMDGTVIDVQVFTRDGIEKDKRAKQIEESEIKRVKKDFDDQFRILESAIYARLRSQIQGKVANGGPGLKKGDTVSSLVLDGLKKSDWFQIRMKDEDAADAIERAQKQIDAHQKEFEKRFADKRGKITQGDDLAPGVLKMVKVYLAVKRRIQPGDKMAGRHGNKGVVSTIVPVQDMPHMANGNTVDIVLNPLGVPSRMNIGQILEVHLGLAAKGLGEKIQRMLDAQAKVAELRSFLDQIYNHDKAVFAQRVDLSQFSDEELLKLAGNLTDGVPMATPVFDGAAESEIKAMLELADMPTSGQHRLFDGRTGEAFEREVTVGYMHMLKLNHLVDDKMHARSTGPYSLVTQQPLGGKAQFGGQRFGEMEVWALEAYGAAYTLQEMLTVKSDDVQGRNQMYKNIVDGEHEMVAGMPESFNVLVKEIRSLAINMELEEH; encoded by the coding sequence ATGACGACGTCCCAGCTCCCGTCGAGCCAGCAGCAGACCTACTCGTTCACCGAGAAGAAGCGCATCCGCAAGAACTTCGGCAAGCGCCGCGAGATTCTCGAGGTGCCGTTCCTCCTGGCCATCCAGGTCGATTCCTACCGCGAATTCCTGCAGGCCGATCGCGATCCCACCAAGCGTGAAGACCGTGGTCTGCACGCCGCGCTGAAGTCGGTGTTCCCGATCGTCAGCTACAACGGCTACGCCGCACTCGAATACGTCGGCTACAAGCTCGGCGAGCCCGTGTTCGACGAGCGCGAATGCCGCAACCGTGGCCTGAGCTACGGCGCCCCGCTGCGCGTGACCGTGCGCCTGGTGATCTATGACCGCGAGTCGTCGCAGAAGGCCATCAAGTACGTGAAGGAGCAGGAGGTCTACATGGGCGAGATTCCGCTCATGACCGAGAACGGCACCTTCATCATCAACGGCACCGAGCGCGTCATCGTCTCGCAGCTGCACCGCTCGCCGGGTGTGTTCTTCGATCACGACCGCGGCAAGACGCACAGCTCGGGCAAGCTGCTCTACAGCGCCCGCATCATTCCGTACCGCGGTTCCTGGCTCGACTTCGAGTTCGACCCGAAGGACGCGCTGTTCACGCGTATCGATCGCCGCCGCAAGCTGCCGGTGTCGGTGCTGCTGCGCGCGCTCGGCTACAACAACGAAGAGATGCTCAACGAGTTCTTCGACATCAACAGCTACCACATCCTGCCGGAAGGCGAGGGCGTGCAGCTGGAACTCGTGTCGGAGCGTCTGCGTGGCGAAACGCTGAACTTCGACCTGCTCGATGGCGAGAAGGTCATCGTCGAAGCCGGCAAGCGCATCACCGCGCGTCACGTCAAGCAGCTCGAAGCCGCAGGCATCACCGCGCTGGCCGTGCCGGACGACTACATGGTCGGTCAGATCCTGTCGCACGACGTGATCGACCCGGCAACGGGTGAGCTGGTCGCGACCGCGAACGACGAGATCACGCTCGAGACTCTTGAAGCGCTGCGCAAGGCATCGATCGAGACCATCGGCACGATCTGGGTCAACGACCTCGATCGCGGTCCGTACCTGTCGAACACCCTGCGCATCGACTCGACCAAGACGCAGCTCGATGCGTTGGTCGAGATCTACCGCATGATGCGTCCCGGCGAGCCGCCGACCAAGGATGCCGCGCAGAACCTGTTCCACAATCTGTTCTTCACGTTCGAGCGTTACGACGTCTCCGGCGTGGGCCGCATGAAGTTCAACCGTCGCCTGGGCCGCAAGGAAACCGAAGGCGCGTCCGTGCTGTACGACGCGAAGTACTTCGCCGAGCGCAAGGACGAGGATTCCGTGCGTCTGCGCGGCGAGTTCGGCCAGACGTCCGACATCCTCGACGTCATCCGCGTGCTGACCGAGATCCGCAACGGTCGCGGCGTCGTCGACGACATCGATCACCTCGGCAACCGCCGTGTGCGTTCGGTCGGTGAAATGGCCGAGAACGTGTTCCGCGTGGGCCTGGTCCGCGTCGAGCGCGCCGTGCGCGAGCGCCTGACGATGGCCGAGGCCGATGGCCTGACCCCGCAGGAGCTGATCAACGCCAAGCCGGTCGCGGCGGCGGTCAAGGAATTCTTCGGCTCCTCGCAGCTGTCGCAGTTCATGGACCAGAACAACCCGCTGTCGGAAGTCACGCACAAGCGTCGCGTCTCGGCCCTCGGCCCGGGCGGTCTGACCCGCGAGCGCGCCGGCTTCGAAGTGCGCGACGTGCATCCCACGCACTACGGCCGCGTCTGCACCATCGAAACGCCGGAAGGCCCGAACATCGGCCTGATCAACTCGCTGGCGACCTTCGCACGCACCAACCGTTACGGCTTCCTCGAGACGCCGTACCGCAAGGTCGTCGACAGCCGCGTCACCGACGACATCGAGTACCTCTCGGCGATCGAAGAGAACGACTACGTCATCGCACAGGCCAACGCCGTCCAGGACGACAAGGGCACGATGACGCAGCAGTTCGTCGACTGTCGCTTCCAGGGCGAGTCGCTGCTCAAGCCGCCGGCGGAAATCCATTACATGGACGTCTCGCCGATGCAGACCGTGTCGGTCGCCGCCGCGCTCGTGCCGTTCCTCGAGCACGATGACGCGAACCGCGCACTGATGGGCGCCAACATGCAGCGCCAGGCCGTGCCGACGCTGCGTGCGCAGAAGCCGCTGGTCGGTACCGGCATCGAGCGCGCCGTGGCGCGCGACTCGGGCGTGACCGTGAACGCCCGCCGTGGCGGCGTGATCGAGCAGATCGATGCCGGTCGCGTCGTGGTCAAGGTGCATGAAGAAGAGATCTCCGGCGAGCACGATGCCGGCGTCGACATCTACAACCTGATCAAGTACACGCGTTCCAACCAGAACACCTGCATCAACCAGCGTCCGCTGGTCGTCGTCGGTGACGTGGTCGCGCGCGGCGACGTGCTGGCCGACGGTCCTTCGACCGACATCGGCGAGCTCGCGCTGGGCCAGAACATGCTCGTCGCGTTCATGCCGTGGAACGGCTACAACTTCGAAGACTCGATCCTGCTGTCGGAGCGCGTCGTCAAGGAAGACCGTTACACGACGATCCACATCGAGGAAATGACCGCGGTCGCCCGCGACACGAAGCTGGGACCGGAGGAAATCTCCGCCGACATCCCGAACGTGTCCGAGAACGCGCTCAACCGTCTCGACGAATCCGGCGTGGTGTACATCGGTGCGGAAGTCCGCGCCGGCGACATCCTGGTCGGCAAGGTCACGCCGAAGGGCGAGAGCCAGCTGACCCCGGAAGAGAAGCTGCTGCGTGCGATCTTCGGTGAGAAGGCGTCCGACGTGAAGGACAGCTCGTTGCGCGTGCCGCCGGGTATGGACGGCACCGTCATCGACGTGCAGGTCTTCACCCGCGACGGCATCGAGAAGGACAAGCGCGCCAAGCAGATCGAAGAGTCCGAGATCAAGCGCGTCAAGAAGGACTTCGACGACCAGTTCCGCATCCTCGAAAGCGCGATCTATGCGCGTCTGCGTTCGCAGATCCAGGGCAAGGTCGCCAACGGCGGTCCCGGCCTGAAGAAGGGCGACACGGTCAGCTCGCTGGTGCTCGACGGCCTGAAGAAGTCCGACTGGTTCCAGATCCGCATGAAGGACGAGGACGCGGCCGACGCGATCGAACGTGCGCAGAAGCAGATCGACGCGCACCAGAAGGAGTTCGAGAAGCGCTTCGCCGACAAGCGCGGCAAGATCACCCAGGGCGACGACCTCGCACCGGGCGTGCTGAAGATGGTCAAGGTCTATCTGGCCGTGAAGCGCCGCATCCAGCCGGGCGACAAGATGGCCGGCCGTCACGGCAACAAGGGTGTCGTGTCGACCATCGTGCCCGTGCAGGACATGCCGCACATGGCCAACGGCAACACGGTCGACATCGTGTTGAACCCGCTGGGCGTGCCGTCGCGTATGAACATCGGCCAGATCCTCGAAGTGCACCTGGGCCTCGCGGCCAAGGGGCTCGGCGAGAAGATCCAGCGGATGCTCGACGCGCAGGCCAAGGTGGCCGAACTGCGCAGCTTCCTCGACCAGATCTACAACCACGACAAGGCCGTGTTCGCACAGCGCGTCGATCTCTCGCAGTTCAGCGACGAAGAGCTGCTGAAGCTCGCCGGCAACCTCACCGACGGCGTGCCGATGGCCACCCCGGTGTTCGACGGCGCGGCGGAGTCGGAGATCAAGGCGATGCTCGAGCTGGCGGACATGCCGACCAGCGGTCAGCACCGTCTGTTCGACGGCCGCACCGGCGAGGCGTTCGAGCGCGAAGTGACCGTGGGCTACATGCACATGCTCAAGCTCAACCACCTCGTGGACGACAAGATGCACGCGCGTTCGACCGGTCCGTACTCGCTCGTCACCCAGCAGCCGCTGGGCGGCAAGGCGCAGTTCGGCGGCCAGCGCTTCGGCGAAATGGAAGTCTGGGCGCTGGAAGCCTACGGCGCGGCCTACACCCTGCAGGAAATGCTGACGGTGAAGTCCGACGACGTGCAGGGCCGCAACCAGATGTACAAGAACATCGTCGACGGCGAACACGAGATGGTCGCGGGCATGCCCGAGTCCTTCAACGTGCTGGTCAAGGAAATCCGTTCGCTGGCGATCAACATGGAGCTGGAGGAGCACTGA
- the rplL gene encoding 50S ribosomal protein L7/L12 produces MSLTNEQIVDAIAEKSLMEVMELVKAIEEKFGVSAAAPVAAAAAAGPAAAVEEQTEFTVVLKATGEKKVEVIKVVRAITGLGLKEAKDLVEGAPKDVKEGATKEEAEKIKKDLEAAGAAVEIK; encoded by the coding sequence ATGTCCCTTACCAACGAACAGATCGTCGACGCCATCGCCGAGAAGTCCCTGATGGAAGTGATGGAGCTGGTCAAGGCCATCGAAGAGAAATTCGGCGTCTCCGCCGCTGCTCCGGTTGCCGCAGCTGCTGCTGCCGGCCCGGCTGCCGCTGTCGAAGAGCAGACCGAGTTCACCGTGGTCCTGAAGGCCACCGGCGAGAAGAAGGTCGAGGTCATCAAGGTGGTCCGCGCGATCACCGGCCTGGGTCTGAAGGAAGCCAAGGACCTGGTCGAAGGCGCTCCGAAGGACGTCAAGGAAGGCGCCACGAAGGAAGAAGCCGAGAAGATCAAGAAGGATCTCGAGGCTGCAGGCGCGGCCGTCGAAATCAAGTAA
- the rplJ gene encoding 50S ribosomal protein L10, with amino-acid sequence MALNLSQKQEVVAELAEVAANAHSLIAVEYVGTTVSQMTAMRKKARETGVYLRVVKNTLAARAVEGTSYECSKDSLVGPLLYAFSTEEPGAAGRLIKEFAKDNSKLVPKLVVVEGQLYPAGHVDVLASLPTLDQALSMLARVLSEPAAMFARAVKAVGDKQGGGDEAPAEAAAETAETA; translated from the coding sequence ATGGCTCTCAATCTGTCCCAGAAGCAGGAAGTTGTCGCCGAGCTGGCAGAAGTCGCCGCGAACGCCCACTCCCTGATTGCTGTCGAGTACGTGGGCACCACGGTCAGTCAAATGACCGCGATGCGCAAGAAGGCTCGTGAGACCGGTGTGTACTTGCGCGTTGTCAAGAACACCCTGGCCGCACGTGCGGTGGAAGGTACCAGCTACGAGTGCTCCAAGGACTCGCTGGTCGGACCTCTGCTGTATGCGTTCTCGACCGAGGAGCCCGGCGCAGCCGGTCGCCTGATCAAGGAATTCGCGAAAGACAACAGCAAGCTGGTGCCCAAGCTCGTCGTCGTGGAAGGCCAGCTGTATCCGGCCGGCCATGTCGATGTGCTGGCCTCGCTGCCGACGCTCGACCAGGCGCTGTCCATGCTGGCCCGCGTGCTGTCCGAACCCGCTGCGATGTTCGCCCGTGCCGTCAAGGCCGTCGGCGACAAGCAGGGCGGTGGCGACGAAGCACCTGCGGAAGCAGCAGCCGAGACGGCCGAAACGGCCTAA
- the rplA gene encoding 50S ribosomal protein L1, whose product MAQTKRQKSIQAAVQPGKNYGIDDALKIVKDNSSAKFAEAVDVAVRLGVDARKSDQQVRGSTVLPQGTGKSVRVAVFAPAGAKADEALAAGADIVGMDDLAEKMQAGDINYDVVIATPDAMRVVGKLGTVLGPRGLMPNPKVGTVSANPGEAVKNAKGGQVRYRTDKAGIIHCTIGKADFDAEKLKENLQALLADLVKAKPATAKGQYLQKISVSSTMGPGVTVDQSSLSIAR is encoded by the coding sequence ATGGCACAGACCAAGCGACAGAAGAGCATCCAGGCTGCCGTGCAGCCGGGCAAGAACTACGGCATCGATGACGCCCTGAAGATCGTCAAGGACAACAGCAGCGCGAAGTTCGCCGAAGCCGTGGACGTCGCCGTCCGCCTCGGCGTCGATGCGCGCAAGTCCGACCAGCAGGTGCGCGGTTCGACCGTGCTGCCGCAGGGCACGGGCAAGAGCGTCCGCGTCGCGGTGTTCGCGCCGGCCGGTGCCAAGGCTGATGAAGCCCTGGCCGCCGGTGCCGACATCGTCGGCATGGACGACCTGGCCGAGAAGATGCAGGCCGGCGACATCAATTACGACGTCGTGATCGCGACGCCGGATGCGATGCGCGTCGTCGGCAAGCTCGGTACGGTGCTGGGCCCGCGCGGCCTGATGCCGAACCCGAAGGTCGGCACCGTCTCCGCGAACCCGGGTGAGGCTGTGAAGAATGCGAAGGGCGGCCAGGTCCGTTACCGCACCGACAAGGCCGGCATCATCCACTGCACGATCGGCAAGGCCGACTTCGATGCGGAGAAGCTGAAGGAAAACCTGCAGGCGCTGCTGGCCGACCTGGTGAAGGCCAAGCCGGCCACCGCCAAGGGCCAGTACCTGCAGAAGATCTCGGTGAGCTCGACCATGGGTCCGGGCGTCACCGTCGACCAGTCGTCGCTGAGCATCGCGCGCTGA
- the rplK gene encoding 50S ribosomal protein L11 — MAKKVVGYIKLQVKAGQANPSPPVGPALGQRGLNIMEFCKAFNAATSKLEPGLPTPVIITAYSDRTFTFITKSTPASVLLKKAAGVASGSKRPNTEKVGKVTRAQLEEIAKAKEADLTAAELEAAVRTIAGSARSMGLTVEG, encoded by the coding sequence ATGGCGAAGAAAGTCGTCGGTTACATCAAGCTGCAGGTCAAGGCCGGTCAGGCCAACCCCTCGCCGCCGGTCGGTCCTGCGCTGGGTCAGCGCGGCCTGAACATCATGGAGTTCTGCAAGGCGTTCAACGCAGCGACCTCCAAGCTCGAGCCGGGTCTGCCGACTCCGGTCATCATCACGGCCTACTCGGACCGTACCTTCACCTTCATCACCAAGAGCACGCCGGCATCGGTGCTGCTGAAGAAGGCGGCAGGTGTGGCCTCGGGCTCCAAGCGTCCGAACACCGAAAAGGTGGGCAAGGTGACGCGCGCGCAGCTCGAAGAGATCGCCAAGGCGAAGGAAGCCGATCTGACGGCAGCCGAGCTGGAAGCAGCAGTGCGCACCATCGCGGGCTCCGCCCGTTCGATGGGCCTGACGGTGGAGGGCTGA
- the nusG gene encoding transcription termination/antitermination protein NusG, producing the protein METEGVKRWYVVHAYSGFEKSVAQALRDRIVRTEMQDKFGDVLVPTEEVIEMRSGQKRRSERKFFPGYVLVQILTSDDGGIPRMDNESWHLVKETPKVMGFIGGTADRPLPIRDDEAAVILDRVQEGVEKPRPKVLFEPGQMVRVTDGPFNDFNGVVEEINYEKSRLRVAVLIFGRSTPVELEFGQVEKA; encoded by the coding sequence ATGGAAACCGAAGGCGTCAAGCGCTGGTACGTCGTGCATGCCTATTCCGGCTTCGAGAAGTCGGTGGCCCAGGCGCTGCGCGATCGCATCGTGCGCACCGAGATGCAGGACAAGTTCGGCGACGTGCTGGTGCCGACCGAAGAAGTGATCGAAATGCGCTCCGGCCAGAAGCGCCGTTCCGAGCGCAAGTTCTTCCCGGGCTATGTCCTGGTGCAGATCCTGACGTCGGACGACGGCGGCATCCCGCGCATGGACAACGAGAGCTGGCACCTGGTCAAGGAAACGCCGAAGGTGATGGGCTTCATCGGCGGCACCGCCGACCGCCCGCTGCCGATCCGCGACGACGAAGCCGCCGTGATCCTGGATCGCGTGCAGGAAGGTGTCGAGAAGCCGCGTCCGAAGGTGCTGTTCGAGCCGGGTCAGATGGTCCGCGTGACCGATGGTCCGTTCAACGACTTCAACGGCGTGGTCGAGGAAATCAACTACGAGAAGAGCCGCCTGCGCGTTGCAGTGCTGATCTTCGGCCGTTCGACCCCGGTCGAGCTGGAATTCGGTCAGGTCGAGAAGGCCTGA
- the secE gene encoding preprotein translocase subunit SecE has product MNSRVEQSKGASSTDLAKYAAAIVLVVAGVFAFYWFQAQLATPVRSIIVALCVVGATAVFLTTDKGHKTRDFFSETRFEMRKVVWPTRQEAIRLTWIVIIAVAIISLILAGFDQIIQWLIRLVLRQ; this is encoded by the coding sequence TTGAACAGCAGAGTTGAACAATCCAAGGGTGCGTCTTCGACGGACCTCGCCAAATACGCTGCCGCGATCGTGCTGGTCGTCGCCGGCGTTTTCGCTTTTTACTGGTTCCAGGCGCAGCTGGCCACGCCGGTGCGCAGCATCATCGTCGCGTTGTGCGTCGTAGGCGCCACCGCGGTCTTCCTGACGACGGACAAGGGTCACAAGACCCGTGATTTCTTCTCGGAGACCCGCTTCGAGATGCGCAAGGTCGTCTGGCCGACGCGCCAGGAGGCGATTCGCCTGACCTGGATCGTGATCATCGCCGTGGCGATCATCAGCCTGATCCTCGCCGGCTTCGACCAGATCATCCAGTGGCTGATCCGCCTCGTTCTGAGGCAGTGA
- the tuf gene encoding elongation factor Tu: MAKGKFERTKPHVNVGTIGHVDHGKTTLTAALTKIGAERFGGEFKGYDQIDAAPEEKARGITISTAHVEYESATRHYAHVDCPGHADYVKNMITGAAQMDGAILVCSAADGPMPQTREHILLSRQVGVPHIVVFLNKADMVDDAELLELVEMEVRELLSKYDFPGDDTPIIHGSARLALEGDQSEIGVPSILKLVDALDTFIPEPERDVDKAFLMPVEDVFSISGRGTVVTGRIERGIIKVGEEIEIVGIRPVQKTTVTGVEMFRKLLDQGQAGDNAGLLLRGTKRDDVERGQVLAKPGSIKPHTEFEAEVYVLSKDEGGRHTPFFKGYRPQFYFRTTDITGACELPEGTEMVMPGDNVKMVVTLINPVAMDEGLRFAIREGGRTVGAGVVAKIIK, encoded by the coding sequence ATGGCAAAGGGTAAGTTCGAGCGCACCAAGCCCCACGTGAACGTGGGCACGATTGGTCACGTTGACCACGGCAAGACGACGCTGACCGCGGCGCTGACGAAGATCGGTGCGGAGCGTTTCGGCGGCGAGTTCAAGGGCTACGACCAGATCGACGCGGCGCCGGAAGAGAAGGCGCGCGGCATCACGATCTCGACGGCGCACGTGGAATACGAATCGGCCACGCGTCACTACGCACACGTCGATTGCCCGGGTCACGCCGACTACGTCAAGAACATGATCACCGGCGCTGCGCAGATGGACGGCGCGATCCTGGTGTGTTCGGCTGCTGACGGCCCGATGCCGCAGACCCGCGAGCACATCCTGCTGTCGCGTCAGGTCGGCGTGCCGCACATCGTCGTGTTCCTGAACAAGGCCGACATGGTCGACGACGCCGAGCTGCTCGAGCTGGTCGAGATGGAAGTGCGCGAGCTGCTGTCGAAGTACGACTTCCCGGGCGACGACACCCCGATCATCCACGGCTCGGCCCGTCTGGCGCTCGAAGGCGATCAGAGCGAGATCGGCGTGCCGTCGATCCTGAAGCTGGTCGACGCGCTCGACACCTTCATCCCGGAGCCGGAGCGTGACGTCGACAAGGCATTCCTGATGCCGGTCGAAGACGTGTTCTCGATCTCGGGCCGCGGCACGGTCGTGACCGGTCGTATCGAGCGCGGCATCATCAAGGTCGGCGAAGAAATCGAAATCGTCGGTATCCGTCCGGTGCAGAAGACGACCGTCACGGGCGTTGAAATGTTCCGCAAGCTGCTCGACCAGGGTCAGGCAGGCGACAACGCCGGTCTGCTGCTGCGCGGCACGAAGCGCGACGACGTCGAGCGTGGCCAGGTGCTGGCCAAGCCGGGTTCGATCAAGCCGCACACCGAGTTCGAAGCTGAAGTCTATGTCCTGTCGAAGGACGAAGGCGGCCGTCACACGCCGTTCTTCAAGGGCTACCGTCCGCAGTTCTACTTCCGCACGACCGACATCACGGGTGCGTGTGAACTGCCGGAAGGCACCGAGATGGTGATGCCGGGCGACAACGTGAAGATGGTGGTCACGCTGATCAACCCGGTGGCGATGGACGAAGGTCTGCGCTTCGCGATTCGCGAAGGCGGCCGTACCGTCGGCGCCGGCGTGGTGGCCAAGATCATCAAGTGA
- the ychF gene encoding redox-regulated ATPase YchF, translating to MGIKCGIVGLPNVGKSTLFNALTKAGIAAANFPFCTIEPNVGIVPVPDLRLNALAAIVKPQKVLPTAVEFVDIAGLVAGAASGEGLGNKFLSHIREVDAITHVVRCFENPDVIHVNNKVDPIADIETIDTELALADLDAVERALQRAERSAKTGDKDAKIRAEVLGRVHKGLADGQPVRALKLSDDDNAAIRDLFLLTAKPVLYIANVLEDGFENNPHLDAVRARAAGEGAEVVPVSAAIEEELSQLDDADRDAFLTDLGLDEPGLNRVIRAAYGLLTLQTYFTAGVKEVRAWTVRIGATAPQAAAVIHTDFEKGFIRAEVVGYDDFIRYNGESAAKEAGKWRLEGKEYIVKDGDVMHFRFNV from the coding sequence ATGGGCATCAAATGCGGCATCGTCGGCCTGCCGAACGTCGGCAAGTCGACCCTCTTCAATGCGCTGACCAAGGCGGGTATCGCCGCGGCCAACTTCCCGTTCTGCACCATCGAGCCGAACGTCGGCATCGTGCCTGTGCCGGATCTGCGCCTCAATGCGCTGGCGGCGATCGTCAAGCCGCAGAAGGTGCTGCCGACGGCGGTCGAGTTCGTCGACATCGCCGGCCTCGTCGCCGGCGCGGCCAGCGGTGAAGGCCTGGGCAACAAGTTCCTGTCGCACATCCGCGAGGTCGACGCGATCACACACGTGGTGCGCTGCTTCGAGAATCCGGACGTCATCCACGTCAACAACAAGGTCGACCCGATCGCCGATATCGAGACCATCGATACCGAGCTCGCGCTGGCCGATCTGGATGCCGTCGAGCGCGCGCTGCAGCGCGCCGAGCGTTCGGCCAAGACCGGCGACAAGGACGCGAAGATCCGCGCCGAAGTGCTGGGTCGCGTGCACAAGGGCCTGGCCGACGGCCAGCCGGTGCGCGCACTGAAGCTGTCCGACGACGACAACGCGGCGATCCGCGATCTGTTCCTGCTGACCGCCAAGCCCGTGCTCTACATCGCCAACGTGCTCGAGGACGGTTTCGAGAACAACCCGCACCTCGATGCCGTCCGCGCACGCGCAGCGGGCGAGGGCGCCGAAGTGGTGCCGGTGTCGGCGGCGATCGAGGAAGAGCTCTCGCAGCTCGACGATGCCGATCGCGACGCATTCCTCACCGATCTCGGCCTCGACGAGCCGGGCCTGAACCGCGTGATCCGTGCGGCCTACGGCCTGCTGACGCTGCAGACCTACTTCACCGCGGGCGTCAAGGAAGTGCGCGCGTGGACGGTCAGGATCGGCGCGACGGCGCCGCAGGCGGCGGCGGTGATCCACACCGATTTCGAGAAGGGTTTCATCCGCGCCGAGGTGGTCGGCTACGACGATTTCATCCGCTACAACGGCGAATCCGCGGCGAAAGAGGCGGGCAAGTGGCGCCTGGAAGGCAAGGAATACATCGTCAAGGACGGCGACGTGATGCATTTCCGCTTCAACGTCTGA
- the pth gene encoding aminoacyl-tRNA hydrolase: MAGLRLIVGLGNPGPEHARTRHNAGFRFVDELAAKAGASFRLDSKLFGETAKIDIAGQPVWLLKPATFMNLSGKSVTAALRFWKFEPEQALLAHDELDLAPGTARLKFDGGHGGQNGLRDTMQLLGHGKFHRLRVGIGHPGSKDKVTPWVLGRANADDDILIGRAIDDAIDVLPLAMDGNFMDAMTRLHTQR; encoded by the coding sequence ATGGCAGGACTGCGACTGATCGTCGGGCTGGGCAATCCCGGACCCGAGCATGCACGGACCCGGCACAACGCCGGGTTCCGTTTTGTCGACGAACTCGCCGCCAAGGCGGGCGCGTCGTTCCGGCTCGACAGCAAACTGTTCGGCGAGACCGCGAAGATCGACATCGCCGGTCAGCCGGTCTGGCTGTTGAAACCGGCCACCTTCATGAACCTCAGCGGCAAGTCGGTCACCGCTGCGCTGCGGTTCTGGAAATTCGAACCCGAACAGGCGCTGCTGGCGCACGACGAACTGGATCTGGCGCCCGGTACCGCGCGGTTGAAGTTCGACGGCGGCCATGGCGGCCAGAACGGGCTGCGCGACACGATGCAACTGCTCGGTCACGGCAAGTTCCACCGGTTGCGCGTGGGCATCGGCCATCCGGGCAGCAAGGACAAAGTCACGCCGTGGGTGCTCGGGCGTGCGAACGCCGACGACGACATCCTGATCGGACGCGCGATCGACGATGCGATCGATGTGCTGCCGCTGGCGATGGACGGCAATTTCATGGATGCGATGACGCGGCTGCATACGCAGCGGTGA